The region TTGGTGGAGAGTGGTTTACTTTGACCCACAGGAACGCCTGGAACATGAAGGCTACCCTGTACAGGTAATTACACTACAACAGGTGTACTGATTAATGTAGTGCTGAGCAAGTCTTATAAAGAAATGTTGGGATAACAAACAGTGATTTGAACCTTGGCACATATGCTGAGTGTTGTTTTTCTCAGCATTAAGCTTTACCAAAAGAGAGGGTATGACAGTATTCGTTCATAAACCTGGACAAAGTAAAAGATGCAAGGTGATCACCGCATTTAACAAGGGCAATAGATTTAGGGGAAAAATTAAGAAGGAGTAGTCTTTGCCTAGGGTCATTTCTGAGGGGCCAGGAGTGACGTTCTGCTTGGAGGCTCTCCCACCCACTCAAGTggtattatttttttgcatatatggATGAAAAAGAATACATAATAATTACCCTTATTAATTCCTTTGATTCTTAAATTAATTTTGATCTATTTAAATACCAAGAATAATATGCACCATAAAGAAGGAATAGCATCTTTGAACAACTAACttgtacatataaataaaataaataacatctaaaattaaataaatgaatacgtataaataaaattacaatgTGTGTTGAAGTGGCACTAGcattaatactgttttctttattttttcggGAATAAAAGTCATTAATGGtgtttttaaaagatatttttctgttaatatCAGGAGTGGCacgaacaataaaaaaaaagcttagtcagtcagtcagtagtCATAGCGCTTTTTATAACAGcaaaaagcagcttcacagaaaaatctgggtccaagcccccatgagcaagccagtggcaacagtggcaaggaaaaactccctaatgagaggaagaaaccttgagagaaaccaagactcaaaagaggaactcatcctcctctggtcgacactggatggcaaaacaaaaacacgatgggaacagaaaaaaaggttttcccATTAtcctaaaatattaaaaatacagaaaacaggaAAAGCAGGTGAAGTAAATGCTATGATTAGCTTAACAAAAAAtatactatatggccaaaagtatgtgaccACATGTGAGCTTTTCACAAGATTTCCACAAGATGTTAGAGTGTGCCTGGAAATTTGTGTCCATTAATTCAAAAGAGAATTTGTGAggtctgacactgatgttggatgagaaagcCTGGCTGACAATTCAACAACaggttctagttcatcccaaaggtattagGTGGGGTGGAGGTCAGGGCTCTgggcaggccactggagttcctccacaccatactcgtcaaaccatgtctttatagagattgcggtaacactttacaatactgTTTTGCAGTTAATAAGTAACTAATCAGGAACTAAGCTGGGACAAAGTAGTTCTGCATTAATGCTTAAGTAACTACTCTTAACTACCACAGACTACTAGTTAACtactcagtaggtaataatgaaCTAATGATTGGGGTAGTTCACTGttaactaaataataagtaCTGAGCCTCATAGAGAATTACTTAGCAACTATGGTTTCTTAGTATAACTATTCTTAAATTAGAGATCAATTCAACATTAATTGCTCAATAGCTGAGTCTGACATGGTTCCTGCTGAACTACTAACTGAGGTAGTTTATTCCAACATTTCTAACAGTAGTGAAATACACTATGCAGTGTGCAGTCTCTACAATATAATGGATTATACCATCCATTTTTATTCACAGAAACAGGTATCCTTAGAGAAGGCTGGGGCATCATGCCACCCTGTACTGACTGGTGTCCCTCATGGGTTTGTTCTGATCAGAAACTTTAAAAGGCTATTGTACATCTTCACATTTGAGAGTGTGAACCAGCTTGCACATCAGCCTACAAGTGGAACAATTGctaaaatatttcagttttcagtaGACCAGTCTGCTTACCTCTCATCtgtagaaaagaaaacactgttCTTTTCTGCAGGAGCACATgtgccagtgtttcttctgaacagTAGTTCTCCTTTAATGTCATTTTGAGGGCAGGGTCAGTTGAACTGAGGGCTCTCAGAAATATCTGAATGTGTACGTGTCCTGCCTTCACATTCACTTGGTTCTACATATTACCAAGTGATTATGTAATTATTGTCTGTTAGATAATGATTGAGGTGTTGCTGGtaactcattattaatgaactaggCATTACTGATGATGAGGAACAGtacaaagtgaaacacatggtaactcattactaatgaactagctgttaatgatgatctggaacagtaaacagtattataaagtgaaacacatagtaactcactattaatgaactaggagttaatgatgatcaggaacactattataaagtgaaacacatggtaactcattattaatgaactaggagttaatgattatctggaacagtattataaagtgaaacacatggtaacttaCTATTAATGAAGTAGGAGTTAATCAGAAACAGtattatgaagtgaaacacatggtaactctaaaatgtttatcttaaatatcattatatatgattgattattattatactatgtataatgattattattgttgttgttgttgttgttgttatttttgttgtttttgttattattattatcaatagTTATAGTAGTGAATTGTGGTGATAGAACACTTGCTAATAAGCACTGACCAAGATGCACTTAAATGAGTGCATATTTGAAGTAATTggatgaaaaaatacagaacattttttaCCTACATTTTTTGTACCAGGCCTTTTTGGAGAAGACAAGCTGACACTTGGCCCACAGACAATTTGATACCCTTCACTTAGGAccctttattttatattttatttcaaataaagtcTAATTTATCTGTCCATGGTggcatttaattttaaaaaggatgaataTTATTTGGTTTATATTTAATTCACCTTAGCTGGTGATAATGcagaatatatatttataattatattatagatattataatataataatatttcaaAGTATGTTCAgtctatatattatttaatgtgtagttttacaaaatatgtcataaatataatattcatCTATATTGATTAGTGAATCAGACTCAAAGCAGACCCCCGGGCCACTAATATGAAATTTTTGATTCAGATTCATGGGTTTATTCAGACTGCAGTAGTAATGTAGAAACACAGCTGACTTTCTAACTAATCTGAGCTAAGCAGATGTGGTCTTTTTGTACAATGTCTTTTACCATGTTGTCTCAGAATTATAAGCACATGTTAGTGCTTTATTAACCCTAAAGCTGCTGCTAATGTTATGCTATGAGtgcatgttagctagctagttaattTATCTAATGTGAGCTAAACTAATAGGCAATAAAACTTTGTGACTCAGATATGAAACAGAATTATGTATAACTAATCAGTTATACAGATGTTATACAGATACTCAGTTCTCAGATGTTCTCCTTCAGTAGTAAtgattttgatttcatttttattattattattttatcattattttcagTGATATAGCTAGCTAACCCAGGGATGTTTTCACATTTGGACTGTTCACAAATAAATAAGGACTCCATAAACCACTTATTTAATCttacttttttcaaaaatgtctttACTAATATTTTTTGTTCTACAGTATATCACTTCTTTAGGGGGTTTTACTTCTAATATCGTTTAATTTATAACACTGTtccagatcatcattaactcctagttcattaataatgagttaccatgtgtttcactttataaaactgttcctgatcatcactaactcctagttcattagtaatgagttaccatgtatttcactttataatgtccgagatcatcattaactcctagttcatcaataatgagttaccatgtgtttcacgttataatactgttccagatcatcattaactcctaattcattaataatgagttaccatgtgtttcactttataaaactgttcctgatcatcattaactcttagttcattagtaatgagttaccatgtgtttcactttataatgtcccagatcatcattaactcctagttcatcaataatgagttaccatgtgtttcactttataatagtGTTCCTGATCATcgttaactcctagttcattaatgaGTTActgtgtgtttcactttataatactgttccagatcatcattaactgctAGTGCATGTGATGTGagcttccattgctgctgactaGCATAACAGCATCCAacacacaacatatgctggttttgcagcTCAGTCTCAgtggtctactgcttcatggctaagctgtttttgctcctagatgcttccatttcacaatagcaCTCACAATTGACTGGCGCAGATCTAGCAAAACAGAGGTTTTATGAATTAAcaagtggcatcctatgacagtgccatgttaaAAGTCATTGAGCTCTTCACTATggcccattctactgccagtatTTATCTATGAAGATTGCATGGacatgtgcttgattttaaacACTTGTTAgcaatggatgtggctgaaacaaATGAACTCAATGATTATGATTGTCTCACCATACTTTTTGCTGCATTGTGTAATCGTCTTATGGCTGGGGAGGCATGAGAGACTGCTTATATCACTAACAGCAAGAAAAGACGTTTTTACCCAGTGGAAATACGGGCTTTTTACCAATAGAAAAATTGAACACTGCATAAAAACAGATGTTCCTGCAATGTTGAAAGTGTATATCTTAGAAAAACCCACTCAGACACCTTCAGTAGTTTTATTGTCTCTGCACTGGTGGCTGTGTGTCTACAGGTGAACTGCAAGGTGCTGATCTCCCACTGTAAAACCAACCAATGTCTGGCTGCACTGGCGAATCATGTGCTCTGGTAagtgcattttaaacattttacatatttttgtatgtgtggAAGAAGGGAGGCCATTTGTTCAGTGGATCCTGATTACAATCTTTGATGACACACAGATATAAATAAGTACGGGTGTGTGTTTGTCCCTCATTATGTGTAGGACTCCATTTGGTAAAGAGTATGAGCTCACAGCTCACACCTTCCTGGACTCCCACAAGGCAGAACAGGACAGTAACCACTGGCTATTTGTCACTGCTGACCCAGGCCATGAGGGACAAAGCCTACTGCAGCAGCAACAAGTGTCAACCATCACTAATGAGAATGGGTCACATCCAAAAGCCATCACAGACACACCAGGAGAATCAGAAAGATAATACAGACACAGAGGATGGAGTGGAAAGGGTACAGTAGAGTTTCAGcctttgaataaaatattttgaagatttttttacctttattttcaaTTCTTAAAGTTCATAAACTGTCAACATCTGAACATCATCCTGTTAAGCCACAAATAATCCAATGCAAATATAAAGGGGAAACCCACCCTTACTTGCCAGCCTGCTGAGAATACATGCTTAAATTGGCCACATTTGGTCCAAAAGACCACACTGGACAATGAAAAAGTGTCAGATTCCTCTCTCTGGATATGCCTACAACAGTTGCTACAGCCCCCTGCTGATCAGTATAGGTCGATACACACAAAGCTTAAGATCATACAGTGACTGCTTTTACTTGATAGACAGACTGTAAAATACAGCTGGTTCTCAGGACTATCACCTAAAACAGTctataatttattaattatgGGCACATGGAGAatcatttttaccttttttaaaataaacgaGTTTGATATAGTAAGTTTACATTGACAGAATTTAATTTTAGCCCCAACCATTCACATTAAAgttataaggggtgtttcagcctgaactgctttttaaatgtggcacaatacaggacagtcaatcagaacagaggcaaTTTACATAtgccagtcttaaaggcacagtaactagAACAGCCAGTTTTATTCTAAGGGATTAATAAAGGACtgaaaagtggggaaaaaacaagaaaaatttAGGATATAGGCCCTTTCAAGTGAAAGAAATGTTTTGCACCACATATAAATGTGTAAATTCTAGAAAATGTAGAGGAcattaaagtagtttttttcattcttgGAAAACGTCAGTCTTGTTTTGTCCCATTCTTTgacttttgcttcttttttcttcccttaCGCACCTAAGgataaaaaagagaaatcatgtgcacacatagacacacacacacacacaaatatgtttACTCTGATGCTTCACTTTGATGAAAATGAAGATATCTGTTGACGTAATGACACCATTTCACTGTTATCACTCTGTGATGGGCTTTTCATCTGAATCATCTGAACTCTTTAAAAGTCCTTAAAACCTtcagaaatgcaaataaataatacatagtaCCATTGTTACAATGTAAAAAGGCTAGACTAGTAAGGAAAATGCcagcaaaattattttataaatgaaCTTTGAATTTGCTTGTTCTgagtttaaatgttttactttttaaaatgattgatAAATCCTTTTTGTAGTGTTTATGTATACATATagttaaaaatctatttaaaggAATTGTAGTCAAACAGCCAAGATATAATTGGTGTCTAAATTTTGCTTCTACACAGCTATGCAGCTAATGTTGCTGGGAAACACTAATGGTTCATAGTCACTAAAAATCTTCTAAATACCCAATGCCCAAAACTTCcctcaacctgctcaaaccacatccagctcTTCATTTATGTCATGCAGACTTGCCAGTGTGATTTAAGACACATTTTATAGTGAGGACtataaaaaattaagaaaacattACTATAGCTGAATTCTGGCAGCAGCTCTTTTGTGCATCTGCTGAAAGAAGCTTTGAAGATGTAtttttggaaaacattctgtgtGATTACTGATTTCTATTGTTTGTTACTTACATTAGCCATGTAAACTAAACTAAAGTTGCGATTTGGACACTAAACATTATTATCTTCATCTTTAaccacttaatccagatagAGTCGCGTTAGACAcatattagattttttgctgaaataGTTGTTCCTTATCATATacttcaaaagaaaacaaaaacgaGGATTATAGAAATGCAGAACTTAAGCTTTCACATCTATAAGAATTCAAAGACAGGGTGAGAGTAGAAGAAGAGAAGCTTTTTAATGGGACAAAACAGTGAACATAAATATATGTGCTTACgcacactcacatacaaacacatagaaggaacatgaaaatgaaataaacaggcAAATGTTCCGGACAGACAGTTGTGACAGGAATAATGACCTGTTTGTGTGTTCGTGTTTGTGAAGGAggagtcagagacagagaggacaggttgagagagagagagagagagagagagagagagagagagagagagaggtgtgtagAATGTGCGGATTTGGGTTTCAGTGGGATACATTTTGCCATGGTGTCCAGTCACTCCACTGAGAGAGAAGCAGCAAGTCTCTGCAGCGACCCCGCACGTGACTCATGCCATCTGGGACCTTATTGGTACCATTCAAATTGCAAGATACCTcctgaaagaagagaaagaaattcAGCTTgcagaaaattatttttttatgaattaGATGTGCACATTTCTGACCTTACTGTTATGATTATTTAGTTAAATGCATCATAAAATTTCAAATTGTACCACAATTTATTTTGGTTTGATTATTTGTGTGATATTCAGAATTATTCCTTTGAAAAGATGTAACTGGAGGAACTGTTTCCAGAGTGGTGGAATGGTATAGTGTAATGGATTACACCTCTGGCCTCCATGCTGCAGATTGGGCTCAGTGCCTGCCTGGCTAAGCACCctatgctataccaataagagtcttaATGCTACCTTCATCTTCCTGTGCAAAAATAGAATTATAAGTTGCTCTAGACAAGCCAGCTTCTGAGTGTAAGAAAACACtgagtttttcttttaattggGGAAAGTCAGCAGAGCTTTTCTGGCCAAAAAAAATAGCATGtctcattattttattgttttgttttttttagatcaTGTGAGCAAAgtagctgtcctttacattgtgtgaacatttcacgaTGAACAGATTTACAGAAATGCTACAAATTTACTTTTGAATAAAAATCCTCTAACCGACACTAGTCCAATATTAAAAGTCtccagtaaagttaccattttaagatgcatgtgttttttgttgttgttttgttttgtttttttgacagcAATGTTAAGTTTTAAGTTAGTTTATAAATGAACCAAATAATATTTTACTTAACTCATTTATGTTTACAGAAAAGAAATGTAACTAAATACCtaatttttttctaatttttgaTCCTGAATTTATTTGATACTTAAGAATGAACAGTTTACTTAAGTTACAGTGACATATACAGTTATACAGTTACATATTGATTCCAATTATGCATCCCCAAATACTTCTAACTTCATAACATCAATGCAGTTGAATCACCACCTTTAGATAAATAcattataatgtatttttacaacAGTGGTGCACATCGTGGCTTTAGAAAAAATAATCATCATTTAagcacagcagctgcccttttaCGTTGTCTCAAatcttcatgatgaatagaccaatagaaatgctccaaaattactagGAAAAGATATGGGTGTGCACATGCATTGAAACTAACATTACCTTTCCATCGTCTCGCTTCCTACACTGAATTTCATGTTCCAGAGGGTAGTAGCTTTCGGGCTTGGCCCAAGAGGCTGGAGGTCTTACAGTAATGCTTTTCTTGCTCATATTGATTTGAGGACTGCCAGGCTTGACTACACAGACAGAAAAGACAGTTGTCAGATTTACCGAAACAGCCAAACACAACctcaatgcacacacactatcaATACACACTTACTGATGTCTCTGAGATAGAAGCTGTGGCTGATATTAAAGTAGCGGTCTGAGGACGACACAGCTTCCCCTATCACCTCCAGCTGCTTGGCCTCCTCTGCGTATGGGTTGGTGGAGTGAGTGAGGTAAAAGAAACCGTCTTCAGAACGCTGCACCCAGCTGCTGTCGTCCCTACAACACCATGTGGTACAGCAGTTTTAGCAGGTCATGTACAAGGAGTGGAACTGTGTATTCGTGAGAGATGAATAAAGAGAGATAAATACCGTTTATTGCGAAGTCTGAAAACATTGAAGCCAGCTTGGTCCATTCTGCAGGAAATTTTGAATGTGCAGTTGAAAGTTTCAGCTGTACAGGATAGAACTGAatctgaaaagagagagactcagttatttgtaaaatattattaaaatgataCTGAGTGTACTGAGGATACTGTgagttatatttattttaaaatgtgttaatcAGTTTAAAGCTGCCCTATGTAAATGTTGGGGATTTGTTACTGCATGCAACAtgcggaagaacattttgtaacatcgCTCGCCTTCCAGCATGTTGAAAGAGTGTTCAAAGAGAACTGATTCAAAACTTGGTGAACGAATTGTCTTTCCAGGACgtaagtgaatgatctactCTTGTCACCATATCTTCATTGGTGTAAtgttcattttgcatttgagacctaaacattgaaccagaccttctttttgagcctgtgcatgtgaagTTAATATGTAAAAGATTTATTATGTAGTCTGAAAAACCCACAGAAAATCAGGCTTGACACttcagacttttaaatgattatttcaggcttgacaaggtgactcacagcagcacaagCACACCACATTTTaccatgttctgttttttttctttctcagtaaTGTTACTTCCTCCAATTTTAATCtcaattttaacaaaagaatcttacagtgcagctttaatttaTGAAGCACTAAAATGTTACATGAAATCGATGCTTAAACACTTTAaggtcttgtttttttcttgttttttaattattctgACAATAGAATCATCTAAAAAATGTTCACTGTTCCCtcataatgaatgaaaatcTTGCTTAAACATGTGTTTGCATGTTAATTATCGTCATACCCAAAATGAGACCAAAAACATTCTGATAGTTCACTGAAATATTGTTATTTGACTGAAGGTTTGAATGAGAGTGTTCAATTTTATCAGGAGCACCCAACTAATGTAGAATATAGTAGTACAGCAGTTGAGTGGAGTTTTTCAGCCCCTGTTTTACTGGCTTACTGCAACACTGCTGTTACAGGCAAATCTGACGCCCCAGACTGTGgtgattattaataatatctCGGGTATGTCATCAAGTTTTTCATGATGTAAACTGTATGTTGGTCAAGGGTGACAAGCCACTCTTTCTCACCAATAAATTTCCAAGACTCGTCAAGCAGGATGTAGGTGTAGTCTAAGAGTTCACCCTCACTCCAGCAGGTGTAGTTCCCCATTTGGTCTTCTTGAAAGTTATGAAGGATCAGTTGTTTGTCTTTAAGCTCAGCTAGTTCTGATGGCTCTACATCTTCAGAATCATGCTTCCATGTTACATGCGGCTTAGCAGTGTCACAACTCAGAGTAACATGGCCATCAATCCGACCTAATGCAACTGCACACAGGAACACAAATGCAGACACAAAGACAATATGAGCGCATAGCTACAGGAAGCTGATGATTACTGTGGTGATAGGAATGTGTGACACATATTCTCACATTTTTCAGGGAACGTGTCCACAGCTGACACACTTGTGATGCAGAAGATGAGAAAACAGACTGTCCTCAGTATGGTACCCATCTAGAAATTGTGaggcagagaggagcagagagagagagagagagttatgaaagtaaaagctgtaaaacagtaacGTCTAGTAGTAATGTGACAAGcagtataataatattatagaatatagaatataatttaatatagtGCAAGAGTCTTAGGCACCTAAGCAAACAACCATCTATCTCAACAACAAGTGTGTTTTTGCCACTTGTAAAAATatgtatacattagaataaatgcaatgGGTTTGTTCAATTCTCTCAGCAGCATAAGCACCAGCaaattaaacataattaagcATTAATTTTCTAAAGCAACTATTGAATGATACAAATAATGCTAGGTTTCCTCTCCTCCATTGCGCTTAACCATTTGGAAATGGTAAAGTGAAAACATTGGTATACATAAAATCTCTGGTAAACACTGCTTACTGTGGAGATAAActgtaattatattttaatgtgtatattactgtaataataatgtgcatatatatatatatatatatatacacatacatacatacatacatacatgtatgtatgtgtatatatatatatatatatatatatatatatatatatatatatatatatatatgcgtgtgtgtgtgtgatagacaGCGTACAATGCAATCTATATATCCCTTCACTCTTACCTTGCTCTGctgtgtgcgtgtctgtatctgtgtgtgaggGCGTGCTGGTTTGCTGTCCAGCGAGCCGAGTGGAGCCTTTTATGCCCCAAAACCTCCCCActtccacacctccacaccTCCTCCAGAGCGGCTGATTTCCCTCTGTGTGCGATGACATAAGCGCTAATACTCAGCGCTCTAATGACCTGTAATAAT is a window of Pygocentrus nattereri isolate fPygNat1 chromosome 7, fPygNat1.pri, whole genome shotgun sequence DNA encoding:
- the cfap161 gene encoding cilia- and flagella-associated protein 161 isoform X2; protein product: MATVRTYSPSVRVGNWREDVSLDEDSLKDFLHRKDRGELTLQKTTVLRQNILKPMKLSVSRDGFLRFGDTITLLYLASDHRTFQKCAKKSRLQEVSLVEQCDFQCWWRVVYFDPQERLEHEGYPVQVNCKVLISHCKTNQCLAALANHVLWTPFGKEYELTAHTFLDSHKAEQDSNHWLFVTADPGHEGQSLLQQQQVSTITNENGSHPKAITDTPGESER
- the si:dkey-88e18.2 gene encoding interleukin-12 subunit beta yields the protein MGTILRTVCFLIFCITSVSAVDTFPEKFALGRIDGHVTLSCDTAKPHVTWKHDSEDVEPSELAELKDKQLILHNFQEDQMGNYTCWSEGELLDYTYILLDESWKFIDSVLSCTAETFNCTFKISCRMDQAGFNVFRLRNKRDDSSWVQRSEDGFFYLTHSTNPYAEEAKQLEVIGEAVSSSDRYFNISHSFYLRDIIKPGSPQINMSKKSITVRPPASWAKPESYYPLEHEIQCRKRDDGKEVSCNLNGTNKVPDGMSHVRGRCRDLLLLSQWSDWTPWQNVRKGRKKKQKSKNGTKQD